One Amaranthus tricolor cultivar Red isolate AtriRed21 chromosome 10, ASM2621246v1, whole genome shotgun sequence genomic window carries:
- the LOC130825761 gene encoding uncharacterized protein LOC130825761 — MSSSGASGSDSCNVSGDATNEEGDFCYYPLWKYVVKGEKMSGGGGNYTWQCNFCKQIKNGSYTRVRAHLMGVAKGGISQCPNVTNEDKMQMRNLERQVEQYKESRQPKRPPLPSHSLSSETSLSPTSYAKKRKSDNPINKAFDIQARNNLDAEIARMFFTGGLPFNLCRNPYYVSSYNYAVTNNIHGYKPPGYNKMRTTLLEREKENVERLLEPTKATWREKGVSIVSDWWSDPQRRPLINLMVACEVGPLFLKRVDCSGEVKDKDFIASLLNDAIEEVGDDKFVVQILTDNASNCKAAGELMEGRYPHIFWTPCIVHTLNLALKNICNAKNVSNNEEVYDECHCITEVHGDALFIKNYIMNHSMRLAIFNKFSPLKLLSVGDTRFASIVVMLKRMKLLKPTLQSMVVSEAWSTYRDDHRGQATLVREKILNDDWWDNVDYILDFTRPIYEMIRACDTDKASLHLVYEKWDSMISKVKEIIYNHEHKQRHEYSSFFSVVETILLSRWKKSNTPLHCLAHSLNPRYYSDVWLKEVPGRVAPHVDNEISTQRFNCFRRLFQDLEDRRKVNMEYAIFSARDGGVFTEPECLNDMYMMAPKHWWATYGSQVPMLQALAFKLLGQPSSSSCCERNWSTYKFIHSCTRNKLAPKRAQDLVYIQNNLRLLSRRGEAYNKGRTRLWDVRGDDFGNLEDSICLGMADLSLDEPELETTFVAEDDDGCHMDDM, encoded by the exons ATGTCTAGTAGCGGGGCTAGTGGCTCTGATTCGTGTAATGTAAGtggtgatgctacaaatgaagaGGGTGATTTCTGTTATTATCCTTTGTGGAAATATGTCGTGAAAGGGGAAAAAATGAGTGGAGGTGGGGGTAATTACACTTGGCAATGCAACTTTTGCAAACAAATAAAGAATGGTTCATATACTAGAGTTAGAGCACATTTGATGGGAGTTGCAAAAGGTGGAATTAGTCAATGTCCTAATGTAACAAATGAGGATAAAATGCAAATGAGAAACTTAGAAAGACAAGTTGAGCAATATAAAGAATCTAGACAACCAAAAAGACCACCACTTCCTAGTCATTCTTTGTCTTCCGAAACTTCTCTTTCACCAACTTCATATGCCAAGAAAAGAAAATCTGACAACCCAATCAACAAAGCTTTTGATATACAAGCTCGAAACAACTTAGATGCGGAGATAGCAAGGATGTTTTTTACTGGAGGATTGCCTTTTAACCTTTGTCGAAACCCTTACTATGTTAGTTCATACAACTATGCTGTCACAAATAATATTCATGGTTACAAGCCTCCCGGTTACAATAAAATGAGAACCACTTTgttagagagagagaaagaaaatgttGAAAGGCTTTTAGAACCAACAAAGGCTACTTGGAGGGAAAAAGGAGTAAGTATAGTGAGTGATTGGTGGAGTGATCCACAAAGGAGACCTTTAATTAATCTCATGGTAGCTTGTGAAGTTGGTCCTCTGTTCTTAAAGAGAGTTGATTGCTCAGGAGAGGTAAAGGATAAAGACTTTATTGCTAGTTTGTTGAATGATGCCATTGAAGAAGTTGGAGATGACAAATTTGTTGTACAAATTCTGACTGATAATGCAAGCAATTGCAAGGCCGCTGGAGAACTTATGGAGGGTAGATATCCACATATATTTTGGACACCATGCATTGTTCACACTCTTAACCTTGCTCTTAAAAACATTTGTAATGCTAAAAATGTTTCAAACAATGAGGAGGTTTATGATGAGTGTCATTGCATAACTGAAGTTCATGGAGATGCTTTATTTATCAAAAACTACATAATGAACCATTCAATGAGGTTAGCTATATTTAATAAGTTCTCTCCATTAAAGCTTCTTTCTGTCGGTGATACTCGCTTCGCTTCGATAGTTGTCATGCTAAAAAGGATGAAACTTCTTAAACCAACTCTTCAATCCATGGTTGTTAGTGAGGCTTGGTCCACATATCGTGATGATCATCGTGGACAAGCTACACTTGTGAGGGAAAAGATTTTAAATGACGATTGGTGGGACAACGTTGATTACATCCTTGATTTTACTCGTCCCATTTATGAAATGATAAGAGCATGTGATACCGACAAAGCATCCCTTCATCTAGTATATGAAAAATGGGATTCAATGATTTCAAAGGTGAAGGAGATCATATATAACCATGAGCATAAACAAAGGCATGAGTATTCTTCTTTCTTTAGTGTGGTCGAAACAATACTTCTTAGCCGTTGGAAGAAAAGCAACACTCCACTTCATTGTTTGGCACATTCTTTGAATCCAAG GTATTATAGTGACGTATGGCTTAAAGAGGTCCCCGGTAGAGTAGCTCCACATGTTGACAATGAAATTTCCACACAAAGATTTAATTGCTTCAGAAGATTGTTTCAAGACTTGGAAGATAGAAGAAAGGTTAATATGGAGTATGCTATTTTCTCGGCAAGAGATGGTGGTGTATTTACCGAACCGGAGTGCTTGAATGATATGTACATGATGGCTCCAAAGCATTGGTGGGCAACTTATGGCTCACAAGTTCCGATGCTTCAAGCATTAGCATTCAAGTTGTTAGGACAACCATCATCTTCCTCTTGTTGTGAGAGGAATTGGAGCACATataaattcattcattcatgtaCTAGAAACAAACTTGCACCAAAACGTGCTCAAGATTTGGTGTACATTCAAAACAATCTTCGTTTGCTTTCAAGGAGAGGTGAGGCTTATAACAAGGGAAGAACAAGGTTGTGGGATGTTAGAGGAGATGACTTCGGAAATCTAGAAGATTCTATTTGCCTTGGCATGGCGGATCTTTCTCTTGATGAGCCCGAGTTGGAAACTACTTTTGTAGCGGAagatgatgatggatgtcatatggatgatATGTGA
- the LOC130825762 gene encoding putative F-box/FBD/LRR-repeat protein At1g78760 isoform X2, with translation MSNSSTKLILDGQEQDEWKDKLSTLSDDILVFILSLMERKEATRTCILSRRWRYLATYFTNLNFDVDNLETMTLGCKRQLKPVKDLKPRFLNWVSQVVALNRAPFIDEFRIRFPLDETDSSHLEAWINFAILKRVQNLELHLRSYTITSHVWKGMSHLKSLSLKGVNICGEVVELVFSRCHLLERLYIARSYNLFKLKILNLSSEKLKYLTVHDCQNLEEVEVQARNLVSFDFKCFHTVVVHVSAPSLIEAQFHGLYDTGLLPKFSPIRSLAAHLSKLSLNVYEKWIDEGLIIPSFPNIQYLKLWVSIKYSHFNFILLRCFPEACPLLHEFKLEVTYYPYNGEVDSDSDLDYSDSDDLKDSNLQDVKRWLETREEISATFPNLWKVEWASTFHNDLNKEYMLALHIVKNAIKLKDFIFTPIIPKPYSSYEEYSDYEEAMETCIDRAERLALVLPSHVNFVVIKEG, from the exons ATGTCGAATTCTTCAACAAAGTTAATCTTGGATGGACAG GAACAAGATGAATGGAAGGATAAGCTCAGCACATTGTCTGATGATATACTTGTCTTTATTCTATCTCTTATGGAGAGAAAAGAAGCGACAAGAACTTGCATCCTTTCAAGAAGGTGGCGGTATTTGGCTACTTACTTCACTAATCTCAACTTTGATGTTGATAATTTAGAGACTATGACCTTAGGCTGTAAGCGCCAACTCAAGCCAGTCAAAGATCTAAAGCCAAGGTTCTTGAATTGGGTTAGTCAAGTAGTGGCTTTGAATCGTGCTCCATTTATTGATGAATTCAGAATTCGCTTTCCATTGGATGAGACTGATTCAAGTCATCTCGAGGCTTGGATCAATTTTGCTATCTTAAAACGAGTCCAGAACTTAGAGCTCCATTTAAGATCTTATACCATAACATCTCATGTTTGGAAAGGCATGAGCCACCTCAAGTCCCTGAGTTTGAAGGGGGTAAATATATGTGGAGAAGTAGTAGAGTTGGTTTTTTCTCGATGCCATCTTTTAGAACGACTATACATTGCTCGATCATACAATCTATTCAAGTTGAAGATTCTTAACTTAAGCTCA GAAAAGTTGAAATACTTGACAGTTCATGATTGCCAGAATTTAGAAGAAGTTGAGGTACAAGCTAGGAATCTTGTGTCGTTCGATTTCAAATGCTTCCATACAGTTGTGGTTCATGTTAGCGCTCCATCACTCATTGAAGCGCAATTTCATGGCTTATATGACACAGGACTGCTTCCAAAATTCTCGCCCATCAGAAGCTTAGCTGCTCACTTGTCTAAGCTTTCGCTTAATGTATATGAGAAATGG ATTGATGAAGGTCTTATCATCCCTTCTTTTCCTAATATCCAATACCTGAAGTTGTGGGTTTCTATCAAATATAgtcattttaactttattttgttAAGATGCTTCCCGGAGGCCTGCCCATTACTGCACGAATTCAAGCTGGAG GTAACTTATTATCCCTATAATGGGGAGGTAGATTCAGATTCAGATTTAGATTATTCAGATAGCGACGACTTGAAAGACTCGAATTTGCAAGATGTGAAGCGGTGGTTGGAGACTAGAGAGGAGATTAGTGCAACCTTTCCAAACTTGTGGAAAGTCGAATGGGCTTCAACATTTCACAATGATCTCAATAAAGAATATATGCTAGCTTTGCACATTGTTAAGAATGCCATTAAGCTTAAGGACTTCATCTTCACCCCCATAATTCCAAAGCCATATTCTAGTTATGAAGAATATTCTGATTATGAAGAAGCTATGGAAACTTGTATAGATCGCGCTGAACGATTAGCTTTGGTTCTCCCATCTCATGTGAATTTTGTGGTTATCAAAGAAGGCTAA
- the LOC130825762 gene encoding putative F-box/FBD/LRR-repeat protein At1g78760 isoform X1 — MMMMIIIIIIIIITIIIIIIIIIIIIIIMMMMTMLPPLMSTLSMIMMQEQDEWKDKLSTLSDDILVFILSLMERKEATRTCILSRRWRYLATYFTNLNFDVDNLETMTLGCKRQLKPVKDLKPRFLNWVSQVVALNRAPFIDEFRIRFPLDETDSSHLEAWINFAILKRVQNLELHLRSYTITSHVWKGMSHLKSLSLKGVNICGEVVELVFSRCHLLERLYIARSYNLFKLKILNLSSEKLKYLTVHDCQNLEEVEVQARNLVSFDFKCFHTVVVHVSAPSLIEAQFHGLYDTGLLPKFSPIRSLAAHLSKLSLNVYEKWIDEGLIIPSFPNIQYLKLWVSIKYSHFNFILLRCFPEACPLLHEFKLEVTYYPYNGEVDSDSDLDYSDSDDLKDSNLQDVKRWLETREEISATFPNLWKVEWASTFHNDLNKEYMLALHIVKNAIKLKDFIFTPIIPKPYSSYEEYSDYEEAMETCIDRAERLALVLPSHVNFVVIKEG, encoded by the exons atgatgatgatgattattattattattattattattattactattattattattattattattattattattattattattattatgatgatgatgactatgtTGCCACCTCTGATGAGTACTCTATCCATGATTATGATGCAGGAACAAGATGAATGGAAGGATAAGCTCAGCACATTGTCTGATGATATACTTGTCTTTATTCTATCTCTTATGGAGAGAAAAGAAGCGACAAGAACTTGCATCCTTTCAAGAAGGTGGCGGTATTTGGCTACTTACTTCACTAATCTCAACTTTGATGTTGATAATTTAGAGACTATGACCTTAGGCTGTAAGCGCCAACTCAAGCCAGTCAAAGATCTAAAGCCAAGGTTCTTGAATTGGGTTAGTCAAGTAGTGGCTTTGAATCGTGCTCCATTTATTGATGAATTCAGAATTCGCTTTCCATTGGATGAGACTGATTCAAGTCATCTCGAGGCTTGGATCAATTTTGCTATCTTAAAACGAGTCCAGAACTTAGAGCTCCATTTAAGATCTTATACCATAACATCTCATGTTTGGAAAGGCATGAGCCACCTCAAGTCCCTGAGTTTGAAGGGGGTAAATATATGTGGAGAAGTAGTAGAGTTGGTTTTTTCTCGATGCCATCTTTTAGAACGACTATACATTGCTCGATCATACAATCTATTCAAGTTGAAGATTCTTAACTTAAGCTCA GAAAAGTTGAAATACTTGACAGTTCATGATTGCCAGAATTTAGAAGAAGTTGAGGTACAAGCTAGGAATCTTGTGTCGTTCGATTTCAAATGCTTCCATACAGTTGTGGTTCATGTTAGCGCTCCATCACTCATTGAAGCGCAATTTCATGGCTTATATGACACAGGACTGCTTCCAAAATTCTCGCCCATCAGAAGCTTAGCTGCTCACTTGTCTAAGCTTTCGCTTAATGTATATGAGAAATGG ATTGATGAAGGTCTTATCATCCCTTCTTTTCCTAATATCCAATACCTGAAGTTGTGGGTTTCTATCAAATATAgtcattttaactttattttgttAAGATGCTTCCCGGAGGCCTGCCCATTACTGCACGAATTCAAGCTGGAG GTAACTTATTATCCCTATAATGGGGAGGTAGATTCAGATTCAGATTTAGATTATTCAGATAGCGACGACTTGAAAGACTCGAATTTGCAAGATGTGAAGCGGTGGTTGGAGACTAGAGAGGAGATTAGTGCAACCTTTCCAAACTTGTGGAAAGTCGAATGGGCTTCAACATTTCACAATGATCTCAATAAAGAATATATGCTAGCTTTGCACATTGTTAAGAATGCCATTAAGCTTAAGGACTTCATCTTCACCCCCATAATTCCAAAGCCATATTCTAGTTATGAAGAATATTCTGATTATGAAGAAGCTATGGAAACTTGTATAGATCGCGCTGAACGATTAGCTTTGGTTCTCCCATCTCATGTGAATTTTGTGGTTATCAAAGAAGGCTAA